A part of Anaerotignum faecicola genomic DNA contains:
- a CDS encoding DUF4179 domain-containing protein yields the protein MRSHEERIAEVKRRIAEKERRRRQQQERIAAVFGVAACLAVIVGVSLFMPDVVNRMEPGMSSGFGTAATMLGGSAALGYIVTGLLAFVLGVCVTIACFRICLLHKDEQSEEQKGDNANGTCR from the coding sequence ATGCGGAGTCATGAGGAACGAATTGCAGAGGTAAAACGGCGGATTGCGGAAAAGGAGCGTCGGAGAAGGCAGCAGCAGGAACGGATTGCCGCCGTTTTCGGCGTGGCGGCGTGCCTTGCGGTAATCGTTGGGGTTTCTCTTTTTATGCCCGATGTGGTCAATCGAATGGAGCCGGGCATGTCCTCCGGCTTTGGAACAGCGGCAACAATGCTGGGCGGCAGTGCTGCGCTTGGATATATCGTGACCGGACTGCTCGCCTTTGTCCTTGGTGTGTGTGTGACAATCGCGTGCTTCCGTATCTGCCTGCTACATAAGGACGAACAGTCGGAGGAGCAAAAGGGGGACAATGCGAATGGAACTTGCCGATAA
- a CDS encoding RNA polymerase sigma factor, which yields MVAVSPRFYGFLTGSGEKMQISASEHLRKICRQHADAIDDENLEFMRMFAYTGDSISDRGHPFAAQCLSVLRGCDGKEVNGMAMDEELYRQYLCGDEAGLVALMKKYGNPLTLYINGYLHDVHEAEDLMIEVFSYLFTKKPRIRDGGLKAYLYKAARHMALRGKSRRRLFFSLDNLTEEPDGQTLVEEVVRTKERDRILHFCMAALNPDYREALYLVYFEGMSYLQAAEVMGKSEKQITNMVYRGKGRLRGLLEREGITNAES from the coding sequence TTGGTTGCAGTCAGTCCGCGGTTTTATGGATTTCTGACGGGATCGGGGGAGAAGATGCAGATTTCCGCATCGGAGCATCTTAGAAAAATCTGCCGACAGCATGCAGATGCGATTGATGACGAAAATCTTGAATTTATGCGGATGTTCGCATATACTGGAGATAGTATTTCAGACAGAGGACATCCTTTTGCGGCGCAATGCCTTTCTGTGCTGAGAGGATGCGATGGAAAGGAAGTGAACGGCATGGCGATGGATGAAGAGCTTTACAGGCAATATCTTTGCGGCGATGAAGCGGGGCTTGTGGCATTGATGAAAAAATACGGCAATCCGCTGACCTTATATATCAACGGCTATCTGCATGACGTTCACGAAGCGGAGGATTTGATGATCGAAGTCTTTTCCTATTTATTTACGAAAAAGCCACGTATTCGAGACGGCGGCTTAAAGGCCTATCTGTATAAAGCGGCACGGCACATGGCTTTACGCGGCAAAAGCAGACGGCGGCTTTTCTTCAGCTTGGATAACCTGACCGAGGAGCCGGACGGACAGACACTGGTGGAGGAGGTTGTCCGCACAAAGGAGCGGGATCGGATTCTGCATTTCTGCATGGCTGCGTTAAATCCGGATTACCGAGAGGCGCTTTATCTGGTCTATTTTGAGGGCATGAGCTATTTGCAGGCTGCTGAGGTCATGGGGAAAAGCGAGAAGCAGATTACCAATATGGTGTATCGGGGCAAGGGCCGTCTGCGCGGATTACTGGAACGGGAGGGAATCACAAATGCGGAGTCATGA